A window of the Pseudomonas gozinkensis genome harbors these coding sequences:
- the map gene encoding type I methionyl aminopeptidase, which translates to MRNPIKLNTQAEIAQSREAGRLAAEVLAMLVPHVKAGVTTDQLDQLCNDYIVNVQKAIPANVGYHGFPKTVCASVNEVVCHGIPSKRVLKDGDIVNLDIAVIKDGWFGDTSRMYVVGEPTPEARHLIKTTYDAMCAGIRVVRPGATLGDIGHAIQTLAEKEGFSVVREYCGHGIGKVYHDEPQVLHYGYPEQGLKLKAGMIFTIEPMLNAGKRHVKSLADGWTVVTKDQSLSAQWEHMVAVTEDGFEVLTAWPDQIEGLAPIV; encoded by the coding sequence ATGAGAAACCCGATCAAGCTCAACACCCAGGCCGAAATCGCCCAGTCCCGCGAAGCCGGCAGACTGGCCGCCGAGGTGCTGGCGATGCTGGTGCCGCACGTCAAGGCGGGCGTCACCACCGATCAGCTCGATCAGTTGTGCAACGACTACATCGTCAATGTGCAGAAAGCCATTCCGGCCAACGTTGGTTATCACGGCTTCCCGAAAACCGTCTGTGCGTCAGTCAACGAAGTGGTCTGCCACGGCATTCCTTCGAAGCGCGTGTTGAAGGACGGCGACATCGTCAACCTCGACATCGCGGTGATCAAGGACGGCTGGTTCGGTGATACCAGCCGCATGTACGTGGTCGGCGAACCGACACCCGAGGCGCGGCACCTGATCAAGACCACTTATGACGCGATGTGCGCGGGCATCCGCGTCGTGCGGCCGGGTGCCACGTTGGGTGATATCGGGCATGCGATCCAGACGTTGGCGGAGAAGGAAGGTTTCAGCGTGGTGCGCGAGTATTGCGGGCACGGGATCGGCAAGGTCTATCACGATGAACCGCAGGTGCTGCATTACGGTTATCCGGAGCAGGGCTTGAAGCTGAAGGCCGGGATGATCTTCACCATTGAACCGATGCTCAATGCCGGCAAGCGCCATGTGAAGAGTCTGGCGGATGGCTGGACTGTCGTGACCAAGGACCAATCGTTGTCGGCGCAGTGGGAGCACATGGTGGCGGTGACGGAGGACGGGTTTGAAGTGTTGACGGCCTGGCCTGATCAGATCGAGGGTTTAGCCCCGATTGTCTAG
- a CDS encoding ParD-like family protein has product MGIVKISEDMHENLRISSNALSRSINAQAEHWMRIGMLAELYPDLDHHAICRLLIRAEQSGGLDLQQVCALADAAQNASVKEVVKA; this is encoded by the coding sequence ATGGGCATCGTAAAGATTTCAGAGGACATGCACGAGAATCTGCGCATCTCCAGCAACGCACTCAGCCGCTCGATCAACGCGCAGGCCGAACACTGGATGCGCATCGGTATGCTCGCCGAGCTGTATCCGGACCTTGATCACCATGCTATCTGCCGGTTATTGATTCGCGCCGAACAGTCGGGTGGTCTGGATCTGCAGCAAGTCTGCGCACTGGCGGATGCCGCGCAGAACGCCTCGGTCAAAGAGGTGGTCAAGGCATGA
- a CDS encoding NUDIX hydrolase: MFSPSFCPKCGGADLGQQVPPGDTHERLMCRGCGYIHYVNPKIIAGCIIEQDGKYLLCQRAIPPRPGTWTLPAGFMESGETTEQAALREVWEESGVRAEIVSPYSIFSVPKISEVYIIFRALALEITGQYGPETLACKFFAPEDIPWDQIYYPAIRQILERYIEERQAGVYGMYMGNDDSGKIHFMR; the protein is encoded by the coding sequence ATGTTCAGCCCGAGCTTTTGCCCGAAATGCGGTGGCGCTGACCTCGGTCAGCAGGTGCCGCCGGGCGATACGCACGAGCGCCTGATGTGCCGCGGCTGCGGCTACATCCACTACGTAAACCCGAAGATCATCGCCGGCTGCATCATCGAGCAGGACGGCAAATACCTCTTGTGCCAACGGGCCATCCCCCCGCGCCCCGGCACCTGGACCCTGCCCGCCGGTTTCATGGAAAGCGGCGAAACCACCGAACAGGCCGCCCTGCGCGAAGTCTGGGAAGAAAGCGGCGTGCGCGCGGAAATCGTCTCGCCCTATTCGATCTTCAGCGTGCCGAAGATCAGCGAGGTCTACATCATCTTCCGCGCCCTCGCGCTGGAGATCACCGGCCAGTACGGCCCGGAAACCCTCGCCTGCAAATTCTTCGCCCCCGAAGACATCCCGTGGGACCAGATCTACTACCCGGCGATCCGGCAGATCCTCGAACGCTACATCGAGGAACGCCAGGCCGGGGTCTATGGCATGTACATGGGCAATGACGACAGCGGCAAGATTCATTTCATGCGTTGA
- a CDS encoding ABC transporter ATP-binding protein has product MSAVIKDASQQNDKPLVSLRNLNKHYGDFAAVDNISLDIKDGEFLTFLGSSGSGKSTTLSMLAGFETPSSGEILVNGQSLVNVPPHKRDIGMVFQRYSLFPHLSVRDNIAFPLAIRKLAAAERDKRVDAMLKLVQLEQFAHRRPSQLSGGQQQRVAIARALVYEPRILLMDEPLGALDKKLREDLQDELRQLHRRLGITIVYVTHDQEEAMRLSQRIAIFSHGKIVGLGSGYDLYQNPPNAFVASFLGNSNFLKLKAQGNAAASFEGQSLSIRLTAGLQTGQDLLLMVRPEKALALSVQQANDEPLAAGWNEVSAKVVEVLFLGESQTCSVVTSAGTSMTVKALSAAGMQLKAGDPVRVRWATADACVYTEWAESDLNKAAGSH; this is encoded by the coding sequence ATGAGTGCCGTGATCAAAGACGCATCCCAGCAGAACGACAAACCCCTGGTCAGCCTGCGCAACCTGAACAAGCACTACGGCGATTTCGCCGCCGTGGACAACATCTCGCTGGACATCAAGGACGGCGAATTCCTGACCTTCCTCGGCTCCAGCGGCTCGGGCAAAAGCACCACGCTGTCGATGCTCGCCGGCTTCGAAACCCCGAGCAGCGGCGAGATCCTGGTCAACGGCCAGTCGCTGGTGAACGTGCCGCCGCACAAGCGTGACATCGGCATGGTGTTCCAGCGTTATTCGCTGTTCCCGCATCTGTCGGTGCGCGACAACATCGCGTTCCCGTTGGCGATCCGCAAACTCGCTGCGGCTGAACGTGACAAGCGTGTCGATGCGATGTTGAAACTGGTGCAGCTGGAGCAATTCGCTCATCGCCGTCCTTCGCAACTGTCCGGCGGCCAGCAGCAACGGGTCGCCATTGCACGGGCGCTGGTTTACGAGCCACGCATTCTGCTGATGGACGAACCTCTCGGCGCGCTGGACAAGAAGCTTCGCGAAGACCTGCAGGATGAATTGCGCCAGTTGCATCGTCGCCTCGGCATCACCATCGTCTACGTGACCCACGATCAGGAAGAAGCCATGCGCCTGTCCCAGCGCATCGCGATTTTCAGTCACGGCAAGATTGTCGGGCTCGGCAGCGGTTATGACCTGTACCAGAACCCGCCGAATGCGTTTGTGGCGTCGTTCCTCGGCAACTCGAACTTTCTCAAGCTCAAGGCGCAGGGTAATGCGGCGGCGAGTTTTGAAGGGCAGTCGCTGTCGATTCGCCTGACCGCCGGATTGCAGACCGGGCAGGATCTGCTGCTGATGGTGCGTCCGGAAAAGGCGTTGGCGTTGAGTGTGCAGCAGGCGAATGACGAGCCGTTGGCAGCGGGCTGGAACGAGGTTTCGGCGAAGGTGGTTGAGGTGTTGTTTCTGGGTGAGAGTCAGACGTGCAGTGTGGTCACGTCGGCTGGCACATCCATGACGGTGAAGGCGCTATCGGCAGCCGGGATGCAGTTGAAGGCCGGGGATCCGGTTCGGGTGCGTTGGGCGACGGCGGATGCTTGCGTCTACACCGAGTGGGCCGAAAGCGACCTCAACAAGGCCGCCGGATCACACTAA
- a CDS encoding DUF1330 domain-containing protein, protein MKAYWIAHVDITDPDHYSQYTQRAPKAFAEFGAKFLARGGRSEAMEGRTTPQRSVVIEFDSYEQAVACYHSAAYQEAKSYREEWARAEIVIVEGMAP, encoded by the coding sequence ATGAAGGCGTACTGGATTGCTCACGTGGACATCACCGATCCCGATCACTACAGCCAATACACCCAGCGCGCGCCGAAAGCGTTCGCCGAGTTCGGCGCGAAGTTTTTGGCCAGAGGCGGGCGCAGTGAAGCGATGGAAGGACGGACGACGCCGCAGCGCAGCGTGGTGATTGAATTCGACAGTTATGAGCAGGCCGTGGCGTGCTATCACTCGGCGGCGTATCAGGAAGCGAAGAGCTATCGCGAGGAATGGGCGAGGGCGGAGATTGTCATCGTTGAAGGGATGGCGCCGTAA
- a CDS encoding ABC transporter substrate-binding protein, translated as MVLNKAATAIFFAGLLSVTGQAAMAAESVNFVSWGGSTQDAQKQAWADPFSKASGITVVQDGPTDYGKLKAMVESGNVQWDVVDVEADFALRAAAEGLLEPLDFKQIQRDKIDPRFVSDHGVGSFFFSFVLGYNEGKLGANKPQDWSALFDTKTFPGKRALYKWPSPGVLELALLADGVPADKLYPLDLDRAFKKLDTIKKDIVWWGGGAQSQQLLASGEASMGQFWNGRIHALQEDGAPVGVSWKQNLVMADILVVPKGSKNKDAAMKFLASASSAKGQADFSNLTAYAPVNVDSVARLDSTLAPNLPTAYAKDQITLDFAYWAKNGPAIATRWNEWLVK; from the coding sequence ATGGTGTTGAACAAAGCTGCAACCGCGATCTTTTTTGCGGGACTGCTGAGCGTGACCGGTCAGGCCGCGATGGCCGCCGAGAGTGTGAACTTTGTCAGCTGGGGCGGTAGCACCCAGGATGCGCAGAAACAGGCCTGGGCCGATCCGTTCAGCAAGGCCAGCGGCATCACCGTCGTGCAGGACGGCCCGACCGACTACGGCAAACTCAAGGCCATGGTCGAGAGCGGCAATGTGCAATGGGATGTGGTCGACGTTGAAGCCGACTTCGCCCTGCGCGCCGCCGCCGAAGGCCTGCTCGAACCCCTCGATTTCAAACAGATCCAGCGCGACAAGATCGACCCGCGCTTCGTCAGCGACCACGGCGTCGGTTCGTTCTTCTTCTCCTTCGTCCTCGGCTACAACGAGGGCAAGCTCGGCGCCAACAAGCCGCAGGACTGGAGCGCGCTGTTCGACACCAAGACCTTCCCCGGCAAACGCGCTCTCTATAAATGGCCGAGCCCCGGCGTGCTTGAACTGGCCCTGCTCGCCGACGGCGTGCCGGCAGACAAGCTCTACCCGCTGGACCTGGATCGCGCCTTCAAGAAACTCGACACCATCAAGAAAGACATCGTCTGGTGGGGCGGCGGCGCGCAGTCGCAGCAACTGCTGGCCTCCGGTGAAGCGAGCATGGGCCAGTTCTGGAACGGTCGGATTCATGCCCTGCAAGAAGATGGCGCACCGGTCGGCGTGAGCTGGAAACAGAACCTCGTAATGGCTGACATCCTGGTCGTGCCAAAGGGTTCGAAAAACAAGGACGCGGCGATGAAGTTCCTGGCCAGCGCCAGCAGTGCGAAGGGCCAGGCCGACTTCTCCAACCTGACCGCCTACGCCCCGGTCAACGTCGACAGCGTGGCGCGTCTGGACTCGACGCTGGCCCCTAACCTGCCGACTGCCTACGCTAAGGATCAGATCACTCTTGATTTCGCGTACTGGGCCAAGAACGGTCCGGCCATCGCGACACGGTGGAACGAATGGCTGGTCAAATGA
- a CDS encoding GntR family transcriptional regulator — protein sequence MKRLPLDDSFKVNRNPVTLREIVLDKLRSAIMNFQLLPGDRLVERDLCDRLGVSRTSVREALRHLESEGLVEFADAKGPRVAIITLADAVDIYELRCVLEGLIVQLFTLRAKAKDIKALEKALDENRKALKDGELQQVIDSVQGFYDVLLEGSGNHVAATQLRQLQARISYLRATSVSQENRRGASNHEMEKMVEAIKSGDPLAAHQACVDHVRAAAAVALDYLKRKQEETGATPPITLPIALKEPRIGH from the coding sequence ATGAAACGCCTGCCACTCGACGACAGCTTCAAGGTCAATCGCAACCCCGTCACCCTGCGCGAAATCGTGCTGGATAAACTGCGAAGCGCCATCATGAACTTCCAGCTGCTGCCGGGCGATCGCCTGGTGGAGCGCGATCTGTGCGATCGCCTGGGCGTGAGCCGTACGTCGGTGCGTGAAGCCTTGCGTCACCTGGAATCCGAAGGCCTGGTGGAGTTCGCCGACGCCAAGGGCCCGCGCGTGGCGATCATCACCCTCGCCGATGCGGTCGACATCTATGAACTGCGCTGCGTGCTCGAAGGCCTGATCGTCCAGCTGTTCACCCTGCGCGCCAAGGCCAAGGACATCAAAGCCCTGGAAAAAGCCCTCGACGAGAACCGCAAGGCACTCAAGGACGGCGAGCTGCAACAGGTGATCGACTCGGTGCAGGGTTTCTACGACGTGCTGCTGGAAGGCTCGGGCAACCATGTCGCGGCCACTCAGTTGCGTCAGTTGCAGGCGCGCATCAGCTACCTGCGGGCGACCTCGGTGTCCCAGGAAAATCGTCGCGGCGCCAGTAATCACGAGATGGAAAAAATGGTCGAGGCGATCAAGAGCGGCGATCCGCTGGCGGCGCATCAGGCGTGCGTCGATCACGTTCGCGCGGCGGCTGCCGTGGCCCTCGACTACCTCAAGCGCAAACAGGAAGAGACCGGCGCCACACCGCCGATCACCCTGCCCATCGCGCTGAAAGAACCGCGCATAGGTCACTGA
- a CDS encoding pyridoxal-phosphate dependent enzyme — protein MSKDSRPAVLGLIGNTPLVQVTRFDTGPCTLFLKLESQNPGGSIKDRIGLAMIDAAERDGRLQPGGTIVEATAGNTGLGLALVGRAKGYRVVLVVPDKMSTEKVLHLKAMGAEVHITRSDVGKGHPEYYQDVAARLAKDIPGAFFADQFNNPANPLAHECSTGPEIWAQTEHDLDAVVVGVGSAGTLTGLTRFFKRVQPDLEMVLADPVGSVMAEYSRSKHLGTAGSWAVEGIGEDFIPSITDLSSVRSAYSISDEESFDHARQLLKAEGILGGSSTGTLLAAALRYCREQTEPKRVVSFVCDTGTRYLSKVYNDQWMTDQGLLQRKRYGDLRDLIARRFEDGKVVSVGPYDTLMTAFQRMRLADVSQLPVLVDGKQLVGVIDESDILVRVHEDASLFSKPVSSAMTDKLQTLAPGATLAELETVLSSGLVAIIADASGFHGLITRVDMLNQLRRSLA, from the coding sequence ATGTCAAAGGATTCACGCCCTGCCGTACTTGGGCTGATCGGCAATACGCCGCTGGTACAAGTCACCCGCTTCGATACCGGTCCCTGCACCCTGTTTCTCAAACTCGAATCCCAGAACCCCGGCGGTTCGATCAAGGACCGCATCGGTCTGGCCATGATCGACGCCGCTGAGCGCGATGGTCGCCTGCAACCGGGCGGCACGATTGTCGAGGCCACCGCCGGTAACACCGGTCTTGGCCTGGCCCTGGTCGGCCGCGCCAAGGGCTACCGCGTCGTGCTGGTGGTGCCGGACAAAATGTCCACCGAAAAAGTCCTGCACCTCAAGGCCATGGGCGCCGAAGTGCACATCACCCGCTCCGATGTCGGCAAGGGCCATCCCGAGTATTACCAGGATGTCGCCGCGCGTCTGGCCAAGGACATTCCCGGCGCGTTCTTCGCCGACCAGTTCAACAACCCGGCCAACCCGCTGGCCCACGAGTGCAGCACCGGGCCGGAAATCTGGGCCCAGACTGAGCATGACCTGGACGCGGTCGTGGTCGGCGTCGGCTCGGCGGGCACGCTGACCGGCCTGACCCGTTTCTTCAAACGCGTACAACCGGATCTTGAAATGGTCCTGGCCGACCCGGTCGGTTCGGTGATGGCTGAATACAGCCGCAGCAAGCATCTCGGCACCGCCGGATCCTGGGCGGTGGAAGGCATCGGCGAGGACTTCATTCCGTCGATCACCGACCTGTCGAGCGTGCGCAGCGCCTACTCGATCAGCGACGAAGAAAGCTTCGATCACGCCCGCCAGTTGCTGAAAGCCGAAGGCATTCTGGGTGGCTCGTCCACCGGCACCCTGCTCGCCGCCGCGCTGCGCTACTGCCGCGAACAGACCGAGCCGAAACGCGTGGTCAGCTTCGTCTGCGACACCGGTACTCGCTACCTGTCGAAGGTCTACAACGATCAGTGGATGACCGATCAGGGCCTGCTACAGCGCAAACGCTACGGCGACCTGCGCGACCTGATTGCCCGACGTTTCGAAGACGGAAAAGTCGTCAGCGTCGGCCCGTACGACACACTGATGACCGCGTTCCAGCGCATGCGCCTGGCAGACGTTTCGCAACTGCCGGTGCTGGTGGATGGCAAACAACTGGTCGGCGTGATCGACGAGTCGGACATTCTGGTGCGGGTGCACGAAGACGCCTCGCTCTTCAGCAAACCCGTGTCCAGCGCGATGACGGACAAGTTGCAAACCCTCGCCCCCGGCGCCACGCTGGCTGAACTGGAAACCGTGCTCAGCAGCGGCCTGGTGGCCATCATCGCCGACGCTTCAGGCTTCCACGGCCTGATCACTCGCGTCGACATGCTCAATCAATTACGGAGATCCCTGGCATGA
- a CDS encoding Ppx/GppA family phosphatase — protein sequence MKEDTSLFAAIDLGSNAFRMMIGQSVRSRKGFMIQEVKTLREPVRLAEGFDGRALDEMALDRGWQALARFGKKLRGFEPGRVRAVATSAVREADNAQLFLASAERHLGFRIDVISGHEEARLVYAGVAHTLPVADDMRLVVDIGGGSTELILGQGAQPLLTESIAIGSGTLSTRYFRNGEISAGALQEAERVAILQFEKVARRYRAQGWQQTIGSSGTARMLAKVLKANRLNDHGESGITYGGLLRLSLRLLEVSNVQHLKLAGLQTHRQSILPGGLVVMLAAFKVFGISQMVPSEPGLRLGVLHGLMSNH from the coding sequence ATGAAAGAAGACACCTCGCTGTTTGCCGCCATCGACCTCGGTTCCAATGCCTTTCGCATGATGATTGGCCAGTCGGTGCGCAGCAGAAAGGGCTTCATGATTCAGGAGGTCAAAACCTTGCGCGAGCCGGTGCGGCTGGCCGAGGGTTTCGACGGCCGGGCACTCGACGAAATGGCGCTGGATCGTGGCTGGCAGGCGCTGGCACGGTTCGGCAAGAAGCTGCGCGGTTTCGAGCCCGGTCGCGTGCGCGCGGTGGCGACCAGCGCGGTGCGCGAGGCCGACAATGCGCAGCTGTTTCTGGCCAGCGCGGAACGGCATCTGGGGTTTCGCATCGATGTGATTTCCGGTCATGAAGAAGCGCGTCTGGTCTACGCCGGTGTGGCCCACACCCTGCCGGTTGCCGATGACATGCGCCTGGTGGTCGACATTGGCGGCGGTTCCACCGAACTGATTCTCGGCCAGGGCGCGCAACCGCTGCTGACCGAGAGCATCGCCATCGGCAGCGGCACCTTGAGCACCCGTTACTTTCGCAACGGTGAGATTTCCGCCGGCGCCCTGCAGGAAGCCGAACGCGTGGCCATCCTGCAATTTGAAAAAGTCGCCCGTCGTTACCGCGCCCAGGGCTGGCAGCAGACCATTGGCTCTTCAGGCACCGCGCGGATGCTCGCCAAGGTGCTCAAGGCCAATCGCCTGAACGATCATGGCGAGAGCGGCATCACCTACGGCGGCCTGCTGCGCTTGTCCCTGCGCTTGCTTGAGGTGAGCAACGTTCAACACCTCAAACTGGCCGGTCTGCAAACCCATCGCCAGAGCATCCTGCCCGGCGGTCTGGTGGTCATGCTGGCAGCGTTCAAAGTGTTCGGCATCTCGCAAATGGTGCCGTCCGAACCCGGCTTGCGGCTGGGTGTGCTGCACGGTCTGATGAGCAACCACTGA
- a CDS encoding ABC transporter permease: MKMAATASRPSTATGSAPSAAGLAKGKKASAMAQAPSLKQRWRGAGNLAPALLFLGLFFLAPLIGLLLRGVLEPVPGLGNYEQLFANSAYARVLFNTFSVAGLVTVFSLLLGFPLAWAITLVPRGWGRWILNIVLLSMWTSLLARTYSWLVLLQASGVINKALMAMGIIDQPLEMVHNLTGVVIGMSYIMIPFIVLPLQATMQAIDPMILQAGSICGASPWTNFFRVFLPLCRPGLASGGLMVFVMSLGYYVTPALLGGAQNMMLPEFIIQQVQSFLNWGLASAGAALLIVITLVLFYVYLKLQPESPVGASNAR, from the coding sequence ATGAAAATGGCGGCCACCGCGTCCCGTCCCTCCACTGCCACCGGGAGCGCCCCGAGCGCTGCCGGCCTGGCTAAAGGCAAAAAGGCGAGTGCCATGGCGCAAGCCCCGTCCCTCAAGCAACGCTGGCGCGGCGCCGGCAATCTCGCGCCGGCGCTGCTGTTCCTTGGCCTGTTCTTTCTCGCGCCGCTGATTGGCCTGCTGTTGCGCGGCGTGCTCGAACCGGTGCCGGGCCTTGGCAACTATGAACAACTGTTCGCCAACTCGGCGTACGCCCGGGTGCTGTTCAACACCTTTTCGGTGGCGGGACTGGTGACCGTATTCAGCCTGCTTTTGGGCTTCCCGCTGGCCTGGGCGATCACTCTGGTGCCACGGGGCTGGGGCCGCTGGATCCTCAACATCGTGCTGCTGTCGATGTGGACCAGCCTCCTCGCCCGCACCTATTCGTGGCTGGTGCTGTTGCAGGCTTCGGGCGTCATCAACAAAGCCTTGATGGCCATGGGCATCATCGATCAGCCGCTGGAAATGGTGCACAACCTGACCGGCGTGGTGATCGGCATGAGCTACATCATGATCCCGTTCATCGTGCTGCCGTTGCAGGCGACCATGCAGGCCATCGACCCGATGATCCTGCAGGCCGGCTCGATCTGTGGCGCCAGCCCATGGACCAACTTCTTCCGGGTGTTCCTGCCGCTGTGCCGGCCGGGTCTGGCGTCCGGCGGCTTGATGGTGTTCGTGATGTCGCTCGGTTACTACGTCACCCCGGCGCTGCTGGGCGGGGCGCAGAACATGATGCTGCCGGAATTCATCATTCAGCAGGTGCAGTCGTTCCTCAACTGGGGCCTGGCCAGCGCCGGCGCCGCGTTGCTGATCGTCATCACCCTGGTGCTGTTTTACGTCTACCTGAAGCTTCAGCCGGAATCCCCGGTTGGCGCCAGTAACGCGAGGTAA
- the ribBA gene encoding bifunctional 3,4-dihydroxy-2-butanone-4-phosphate synthase/GTP cyclohydrolase II gives MAFNSIEEIIEDYRLGKMVLLVDDEDRENEGDLLLAADRCTPEAISFMAREARGLICLTLTDDHCQRLGLEQMVPSNGSVFSTAFTVSIEAAVGVTTGISAADRACTVAAAVAPNARAEDLVQPGHIFPLRAKEGGVLTRAGHTEAGCDLARLAGFTPASVIVEVMNDDGTMARRPDLEIFARKHGIKIGTIADLIHYRLSTEHTIERIGERELPTVHGTFRLITFEDRIEGGVHMAMVMGELRREEPTLVRVHVIDPLRDLVGAEYSGPTNWTLWAALQRVAAEGHGVVVVLANHESSQALLERIPQLTQPPRQFSRSQSRIYSEVGTGAQILQNLGVGKLRHLGPPLKYAGLTGYDLEVVESIPFTE, from the coding sequence ATGGCCTTCAACAGCATCGAAGAAATCATCGAAGATTATCGTCTCGGCAAAATGGTGTTGCTGGTCGATGACGAGGATAGGGAAAACGAAGGCGACCTGCTGCTGGCCGCCGACCGTTGCACGCCCGAGGCGATCAGTTTTATGGCCCGTGAGGCCCGGGGGCTGATCTGCCTGACGTTGACTGACGATCATTGCCAACGCCTGGGACTTGAGCAGATGGTGCCGAGCAATGGCAGCGTGTTCAGCACCGCGTTCACGGTTTCCATCGAAGCGGCGGTCGGCGTGACTACTGGCATCTCTGCTGCGGACCGCGCTTGCACGGTGGCCGCTGCGGTGGCGCCGAACGCTCGCGCAGAGGACCTGGTGCAGCCTGGCCATATCTTCCCGCTGCGCGCCAAGGAAGGTGGCGTGCTGACCCGTGCCGGTCACACCGAGGCCGGTTGCGACTTGGCGCGTCTGGCCGGGTTCACGCCCGCCTCGGTGATCGTCGAAGTGATGAACGACGACGGCACCATGGCACGCCGCCCGGATCTGGAAATCTTCGCCCGCAAGCACGGGATCAAGATCGGCACCATCGCTGACCTGATCCACTATCGCCTGAGCACTGAGCACACCATCGAGCGCATCGGCGAGCGGGAGCTGCCGACGGTGCATGGCACCTTCCGTTTGATCACCTTCGAAGACCGCATCGAGGGCGGCGTGCACATGGCGATGGTCATGGGTGAACTGCGCCGCGAAGAGCCGACGCTGGTGCGTGTGCATGTGATTGATCCGCTGCGCGATCTGGTCGGCGCCGAGTACAGCGGGCCGACGAACTGGACGTTGTGGGCAGCGCTGCAACGGGTCGCGGCCGAAGGGCATGGCGTGGTCGTAGTGCTGGCCAATCATGAGTCATCGCAGGCATTGCTGGAGCGCATTCCGCAACTGACTCAGCCGCCACGGCAGTTCAGTCGCTCGCAATCACGGATCTATTCGGAGGTCGGCACCGGGGCGCAGATTCTGCAGAACCTGGGCGTCGGCAAGCTGCGCCACCTGGGCCCGCCGCTGAAATATGCCGGTTTGACCGGCTACGATCTGGAAGTGGTCGAGAGCATTCCCTTCACCGAATAA
- a CDS encoding ABC transporter permease — protein MLLTPNAMSRRMRFGLYFTTGLIGLFLLLPIVFIVLLSFGSSQWLVFPPPGWTLKWYVQFFSNADWMSAALASLKVAVLTTICAVALGLPTAFALVRGRFPGREMLYGLFTLPMIVPLVIIAVAVYALFLKLGYTGTMFAFVVSHVIVALPFTIISIINSLKLFDQSIEDAAVICGASRLQAVFKVTFPAIRPGMVAGALFAFLVSWDEVVLSVMMASPTLQTLPVKMWTTLRQDLTPVIAVASTLLIGLSVLVMVIAAALRRRNEISA, from the coding sequence ATGCTCCTGACGCCCAATGCCATGAGTCGCCGGATGCGCTTCGGCCTGTATTTCACCACCGGGCTGATCGGCCTGTTCCTGCTGTTGCCGATCGTGTTCATCGTCCTGCTGTCGTTCGGTTCGTCCCAGTGGCTGGTGTTCCCGCCTCCGGGCTGGACGCTGAAATGGTACGTGCAGTTCTTCTCCAATGCCGACTGGATGAGCGCAGCGCTGGCCAGCCTCAAGGTCGCGGTGCTGACCACGATCTGCGCCGTCGCCCTCGGATTGCCGACTGCCTTTGCGCTGGTGCGCGGACGCTTCCCCGGCCGGGAAATGCTCTACGGTCTGTTCACCCTGCCGATGATCGTGCCGTTGGTGATCATCGCCGTGGCGGTGTACGCGCTGTTCCTCAAGCTCGGCTACACCGGGACCATGTTCGCCTTCGTCGTCAGCCATGTGATCGTCGCGTTGCCGTTCACCATCATCTCGATCATCAACTCACTGAAGCTGTTTGATCAGTCGATCGAAGACGCGGCGGTGATCTGCGGGGCGTCACGCCTGCAAGCGGTGTTCAAGGTGACCTTTCCGGCAATTCGTCCGGGGATGGTGGCCGGCGCCCTCTTCGCTTTCCTGGTTTCGTGGGACGAAGTGGTGCTCAGCGTGATGATGGCCAGCCCGACCCTGCAAACCCTTCCCGTGAAAATGTGGACCACCCTGCGCCAGGACCTGACGCCCGTCATCGCCGTCGCCTCGACGCTGCTGATCGGTCTGTCGGTATTGGTCATGGTGATCGCCGCCGCTCTGCGCCGGCGCAACGAAATCAGCGCCTGA